One window of Mauremys reevesii isolate NIE-2019 linkage group 4, ASM1616193v1, whole genome shotgun sequence genomic DNA carries:
- the LOC120403489 gene encoding modulator of apoptosis 1-like produces the protein MEIGLLEDLCRRARIPVTKAVLVVGFPEEMEPNEIEESLDAAEILGRVKVHTHIYNRKVKGMVALCTHYKEADLDKVPKKVQVEGIPWTILGAEQSPPSVPVSLEVDSLAQKLQALMVDEKRTREELILALGGAPTPAALSLVGWAKELGNTLKGALKPVYDSAPYKWLRSFSGVSPVPSGEDDYETRRDFTVPLVQEWECSDAEKRKHVLESLRGPAMRLIRALKDSQPADTVQDYLTTLESVYGATDSSEDLYYRFRHTYQEPHE, from the coding sequence atggagaTAGGATTATTAGAAGACCTGTGCCGAAGGGCACGAATCCCAGTAACCAAAGCTGTGCTGGTGGTGGGGTTCCCAGAAGAGATGGAACCAAATGAAATTGAGGAGAGCCTAGATGCAGCTGAAATACTGGGGAGGGTAAAGGTCCACACCCATATTTACAACCGCAAAGTGAAGGGCATGGTAGCATTATGTACTCACTACAAGGAAGCAGATCTTGATAAAGTGCCCAAAAAGGTGCAAGTAGAAGGTATCCCCTGGACAATTCTGGGGGCAGAGCAGTCCCCTCCTAGTGTGCCTGTGTCACTTGAGGTGGATTCTTTAGCACAGAAATTGCAAGCTCTGATGGTGGATGAGAAGCGGACAAGAGAAGAATTAATTTTGGCATTAGGAGGGGCTCCAACACCTGCAGCACTCAGCCTGGTGGGATGGGCCAAAGAGCTGGGAAACACTCTCAAAGGTGCATTGAAGCCAGTATATGACAGTGCTCCATACAAGTGGTTACGCTCTTTCTCGGGGGTGTCACCTGTACCCTCAGGGGAGGATGATTACGAGACCAGGAGGGATTTTACGGTGCCACTTGTCCAAGAGTGGGAATGCTCTGATGCTGAGAAGCGGAAGCATGTGCTTGAGAGTCTGAGGGGACCTGCCATGCGACTTATCCGAGCCCTGAAAGACTCCCAACCAGCTGACACAGTGCAAGACTATTTAACCACTCTTGAGAGTGTCTACGGTGCTACTGATAGCAGTGAAGACCTGTATTATCGTTTCCGCCATACCTATCAAGAGCCCCACGAATGA